A region of Chloracidobacterium sp. DNA encodes the following proteins:
- a CDS encoding citrate synthase (catalyzes the formation of citrate from acetyl-CoA and oxaloacetate), with protein sequence MSTGTESTAGAAAAGLRGVVAAQSSIGDVNGDDGILIYQGYNIHDLAEHSTFEEVIFLLWNGRLPKADELAALNADIRANYEVPAEVIAAMKQFPKDADPMDVLRTSVSSLDFYDKDGHGTDREHAMKAAVKLTGQIGTLSAAWDRIRNGKEVVAPDHSLNIAENFLYMLRGERADADEAHIFDVCLILHADHELNASTFTTRVVAGTLADMYGCVTAGIAALAGPLHGGANTNVMKMLIEIGEPDKIDAWVEKALEEKRKIMGIGHAVYKTEDPRATWLRKYSQHMAEKKGVTKWFEMSRRIEQLMHEKKGMFPNVDFYSASTYYLMDIPLDLYTPIFAVSRISGWTGHILEQYGHNKLIRPRAEYIGARDLNYAPISER encoded by the coding sequence ATGAGTACAGGAACAGAATCAACGGCGGGAGCAGCGGCAGCGGGACTTCGCGGAGTTGTGGCGGCACAAAGCTCGATCGGCGACGTTAACGGCGACGACGGTATCTTAATTTATCAGGGCTATAACATTCACGATCTCGCCGAGCATTCGACGTTTGAGGAAGTTATTTTTCTACTCTGGAACGGCCGTTTGCCAAAGGCAGATGAGCTTGCCGCTCTAAATGCTGACATTCGGGCGAACTACGAGGTTCCCGCCGAAGTTATTGCGGCGATGAAGCAATTCCCAAAGGATGCCGATCCGATGGATGTGCTCCGCACAAGCGTCTCGTCGCTTGATTTTTATGACAAGGACGGACACGGAACCGATCGCGAACACGCAATGAAAGCCGCCGTCAAGCTTACAGGACAGATCGGAACTCTATCTGCGGCTTGGGATCGCATCCGCAACGGCAAGGAAGTCGTTGCTCCCGATCATTCTCTGAATATTGCAGAGAATTTCCTTTATATGCTTCGCGGCGAGCGTGCTGATGCTGATGAAGCTCATATTTTCGATGTATGTCTGATACTGCACGCCGATCACGAGTTGAACGCCTCTACATTTACGACACGAGTCGTCGCGGGAACGCTTGCCGACATGTACGGCTGCGTCACGGCCGGCATCGCGGCTCTTGCCGGGCCGCTTCACGGCGGTGCGAATACCAACGTGATGAAAATGCTCATAGAGATCGGCGAGCCGGATAAGATCGATGCATGGGTCGAGAAAGCTCTCGAAGAAAAACGCAAGATCATGGGCATCGGCCACGCCGTTTATAAAACCGAAGACCCGCGTGCGACTTGGCTGCGTAAATACTCACAGCACATGGCTGAAAAGAAAGGCGTTACGAAGTGGTTCGAGATGTCGCGTCGTATCGAGCAGTTGATGCACGAAAAGAAGGGAATGTTCCCAAACGTCGATTTTTACTCGGCTTCGACCTATTACCTGATGGACATCCCGCTCGATCTTTATACACCGATCTTCGCCGTCAGCCGTATTTCAGGCTGGACCGGCCACATCCTCGAACAATACGGCCACAACAAACTGATCCGCCCGCGTGCCGAATACATCGGAGCCCGCGACCTGAATTACGCACCGATCAGCGAGCGATAA